In one window of Kitasatospora sp. MMS16-BH015 DNA:
- a CDS encoding FUSC family protein, which translates to MPGSPLFPPAAPAGARRLSARGITRVLSLRGALGLTRVDGALLFAVRAALAMALPALPIALAGRPGTAVYAMLGAFTTTFGRNLAYRRRARVLALVALAMTAAVGGGSALAVWADPRSGGWGAAVVVAATALVAGAAKFACDAARLSGLGAVLLLFSFAVAANSTPTWADVLPQTTAAAVGAATAWALSLAGRLWHPDRPQRLAVAAALRALADLVETAPGTAAHTRARHRATAAVLGAYGTLGTEPPTAGERGVRGGVPLRLTDLSWSLLIRSAHRPPGDPAALAVRLRSQVRLLTTRRGGAPVLLARLSVSAGPVTVRAPLPPAGAVGRRTAELLGGHTRRLGVFAVPALRMTLGTGVAGALALALGLGHGYWAAIAAAAVLHSVNVRTTAQRALQRTLGTLAGLGIAVAVLATGPGPVALVLVIVLLEFLLEYFVVRNYALGVVFVTPLALLMSELATPAAAEGLVLDRGLGSLLGIALGLLCALVVVHDRAAVRVEHALSACTEAAEAAERSLRERPGTGPGRPAVQVRLAAALVELREAEDAAAGELWEAGVDPAVLAAGEQRAYLLLDRFLHGG; encoded by the coding sequence ATGCCAGGTTCACCGCTTTTCCCGCCCGCCGCCCCCGCCGGAGCCCGGCGGCTGTCGGCGCGGGGGATCACGCGAGTGCTCTCCCTGCGGGGCGCCCTCGGGTTGACCCGGGTGGACGGCGCACTGCTGTTCGCCGTCCGGGCGGCGCTGGCCATGGCGCTGCCGGCCCTGCCGATCGCCCTGGCCGGCCGGCCGGGGACGGCCGTCTACGCCATGCTCGGCGCCTTCACCACCACCTTCGGGCGCAATCTGGCCTACCGGCGGCGGGCCCGGGTGCTGGCCCTGGTGGCCCTGGCCATGACCGCGGCGGTCGGCGGCGGCTCGGCCCTCGCCGTCTGGGCCGACCCCCGCTCCGGTGGCTGGGGCGCCGCCGTGGTGGTGGCCGCCACCGCCCTCGTCGCGGGGGCGGCGAAGTTCGCCTGCGACGCCGCCCGGCTCAGCGGGCTGGGCGCCGTACTGCTGCTGTTCTCCTTCGCGGTCGCCGCGAACTCCACACCCACCTGGGCGGACGTCCTCCCGCAGACCACGGCCGCCGCGGTGGGCGCCGCCACCGCCTGGGCGCTCTCCCTCGCCGGTCGGCTCTGGCACCCCGACCGGCCGCAGCGCCTGGCGGTCGCCGCCGCACTGCGCGCGCTGGCCGACCTGGTCGAGACGGCTCCGGGCACCGCCGCGCACACCCGCGCCCGCCACCGGGCGACCGCCGCCGTGCTGGGCGCCTACGGCACGCTGGGCACCGAGCCGCCCACGGCCGGGGAGCGGGGTGTCCGCGGCGGGGTGCCGCTGCGGCTCACCGATCTCTCCTGGTCGCTGCTGATCCGCTCGGCGCACCGCCCGCCGGGCGACCCGGCGGCGCTCGCCGTCCGGTTGCGCTCGCAGGTGCGCCTCCTGACCACCCGGCGCGGCGGCGCTCCGGTGCTGCTGGCCAGGCTGTCGGTCTCCGCCGGCCCGGTCACCGTACGGGCGCCGCTGCCACCGGCCGGGGCCGTCGGCCGGCGCACGGCCGAACTCCTGGGCGGCCACACCCGCCGGCTGGGCGTCTTCGCCGTACCGGCGCTGCGGATGACGCTCGGCACCGGCGTGGCCGGGGCGCTGGCCTTGGCGCTGGGGCTCGGTCACGGCTACTGGGCGGCGATCGCGGCGGCGGCCGTCCTGCACTCGGTCAACGTGCGCACCACGGCCCAGCGGGCCCTGCAGCGCACCCTCGGCACGCTGGCCGGCCTCGGCATCGCCGTCGCGGTGCTGGCGACCGGGCCGGGGCCGGTGGCACTGGTGCTGGTGATCGTGCTGCTCGAGTTCCTGCTCGAGTACTTCGTGGTGCGCAACTACGCGCTGGGCGTCGTCTTCGTCACGCCGCTGGCCCTGCTGATGAGCGAGCTGGCCACCCCGGCCGCCGCCGAGGGCCTGGTCCTCGACCGGGGTCTGGGCAGCCTGCTCGGCATCGCTCTCGGCCTGCTCTGCGCGCTGGTGGTGGTCCACGACCGGGCCGCCGTCCGGGTGGAGCACGCGCTGTCCGCCTGCACCGAGGCGGCCGAGGCCGCCGAGCGGTCACTGCGCGAGCGGCCGGGCACCGGGCCCGGCCGTCCCGCCGTCCAGGTCCGGCTGGCCGCCGCCCTGGTGGAGCTGCGGGAGGCCGAGGACGCGGCGGCGGGCGAGCTGTGGGAGGCGGGCGTCGACCCGGCGGTGCTGGCCGCCGGCGAGCAGCGCGCCTACCTGCTGCTCGACCGCTTCCTGCACGGCGGCTGA
- a CDS encoding helix-turn-helix transcriptional regulator, whose translation MPVPLYQAKAEFFRTLGHPARIRVLELLQDGPRPVRELLAEIDIEASSLSQQLAVLRRTQLVTATREGNTVVYALSTPDVAELLRAARRILTDMIADQGELLSQLRGR comes from the coding sequence ATGCCGGTGCCGCTCTACCAGGCCAAGGCGGAGTTCTTCCGCACCCTCGGCCATCCGGCCCGGATCCGCGTCCTCGAACTGCTCCAGGACGGCCCGCGCCCGGTCCGCGAGCTGCTGGCCGAGATCGACATCGAGGCCTCCAGCCTCTCCCAGCAGCTCGCCGTGCTGCGCCGCACCCAGCTGGTCACCGCCACCCGTGAGGGCAACACGGTGGTCTACGCGCTCTCCACCCCGGACGTGGCCGAGCTGCTGCGCGCCGCCCGCCGGATCCTCACCGACATGATCGCCGATCAGGGCGAGCTGCTCAGCCAGCTGCGCGGTCGCTGA
- a CDS encoding helix-turn-helix transcriptional regulator, whose product MTDTANTEPPPGDCLPEPAAGELRLAAVLHALADPIRLRIVTELAGGPHELACQAFALPVTKSTSTHHFRVLREAGVIRQHRRGTSRMSTLREAELEQRFPGLLTSILNAARTDQN is encoded by the coding sequence GTGACCGATACCGCGAACACCGAGCCGCCGCCCGGCGACTGTCTGCCGGAGCCGGCCGCCGGCGAGCTGCGCCTGGCGGCGGTGCTGCACGCCCTGGCCGACCCGATCCGCCTCCGGATCGTCACCGAACTGGCGGGCGGGCCGCACGAGTTGGCCTGCCAGGCGTTCGCACTGCCGGTGACCAAGTCGACCAGCACCCACCACTTCCGGGTGCTGCGCGAGGCCGGGGTGATCCGCCAACACCGGCGCGGCACCTCGCGGATGAGCACCCTGCGCGAGGCGGAGCTGGAGCAGCGCTTCCCGGGCCTGCTCACCAGTATCCTCAACGCGGCCCGGACGGACCAGAACTGA
- a CDS encoding NADH:flavin oxidoreductase/NADH oxidase: MSALFEPITLRSLTVPNRIWMAPMCMYSAASEGPETGAATDFHLAHLGSRAAGGAGLLIVEATAVRPEGRISPYDLGLWNDRQQEQLARVAALLRSHGVVPAIQLAHAGRKAATDRPSAGGRPLTAEQGAWQPVGPSALAFSEGSQVPHELTVAEIKDVVRSFAAAAERALAAGFQAVELHGAHGYLIHSFLSPLANHRTDEYGGSFENRARFALEVVAAVREVWPAELPLLYRTSATDWVEDEPSWTAEDTVRLAKELAAAGVDLVDTSTGGLVPHARIPAAPGFQVPFAARVRSEGGLPSGAVGLITEPAQAEAVLTEGQADVVLLGRELLRDPYWPHRAARELGASSSWPEQYGWVVGR, translated from the coding sequence GTGAGTGCCCTGTTCGAGCCGATCACCCTCCGGTCGCTGACCGTGCCCAACCGGATCTGGATGGCTCCGATGTGCATGTACTCGGCCGCCTCCGAAGGCCCCGAGACGGGAGCCGCCACCGACTTCCACCTCGCCCACCTCGGCTCCCGCGCCGCCGGCGGCGCCGGCCTGCTGATCGTCGAGGCCACCGCCGTCCGGCCCGAGGGCCGGATCTCCCCGTACGACCTCGGCCTGTGGAACGACCGGCAGCAGGAGCAGCTGGCCCGGGTCGCCGCGCTGCTGCGCTCGCACGGCGTGGTGCCCGCGATCCAGCTCGCGCACGCCGGCCGCAAGGCCGCCACCGACCGCCCGTCGGCCGGCGGCCGCCCGCTCACCGCCGAGCAGGGCGCCTGGCAGCCGGTCGGGCCCTCGGCGCTGGCCTTCAGCGAGGGCTCCCAGGTGCCGCACGAGCTGACGGTGGCGGAGATCAAGGACGTGGTCCGGTCGTTCGCGGCCGCCGCCGAGCGGGCGCTCGCCGCCGGCTTCCAGGCGGTCGAACTGCACGGCGCCCACGGCTACCTGATCCACTCTTTCCTCTCCCCGCTGGCCAACCACCGCACCGACGAGTACGGCGGCTCCTTCGAGAACCGGGCCCGCTTCGCGCTGGAGGTGGTCGCCGCCGTCCGCGAGGTCTGGCCCGCGGAGCTGCCGCTGCTCTACCGCACCTCCGCCACCGACTGGGTGGAGGACGAGCCGAGCTGGACGGCCGAGGACACCGTCCGCCTGGCCAAGGAGCTCGCCGCGGCCGGCGTCGACCTGGTCGACACCTCCACCGGCGGCCTCGTCCCGCATGCCCGGATCCCGGCCGCTCCGGGCTTCCAGGTGCCGTTCGCCGCCCGGGTCCGCAGCGAGGGCGGGCTGCCCTCCGGGGCGGTCGGCCTGATCACCGAGCCCGCCCAGGCCGAGGCCGTGCTCACCGAGGGCCAGGCCGACGTGGTCCTGCTCGGGCGTGAGCTGCTGCGCGACCCGTACTGGCCGCACCGGGCCGCCCGCGAGCTCGGGGCCAGCTCCAGCTGGCCCGAGCAGTACGGCTGGGTGGTTGGCCGGTAG
- the trxA gene encoding thioredoxin, with product MTSNELAAVTDETFAAEVLGSELPVLVDFTAAWCPPCRMIAPVLAQVAAEEADRIKVVSLDVDTNPQTQAAYGVLSMPTLMVFRAGEPVKSMVGARAKAKLLRELAEVL from the coding sequence ATGACCTCGAACGAACTGGCCGCCGTGACCGACGAGACCTTCGCCGCCGAGGTGCTCGGCTCCGAGCTGCCCGTGCTGGTGGACTTCACCGCCGCCTGGTGCCCGCCCTGCCGGATGATCGCCCCGGTGCTGGCCCAGGTGGCGGCCGAGGAGGCCGACCGGATCAAGGTGGTGAGCCTGGACGTGGACACCAACCCGCAGACCCAGGCCGCGTACGGCGTGCTCTCGATGCCGACACTGATGGTCTTCCGGGCCGGTGAACCGGTGAAGTCGATGGTCGGGGCCCGGGCCAAGGCCAAGCTGCTGCGCGAACTCGCCGAGGTGCTCTGA
- a CDS encoding MerR family transcriptional regulator, whose amino-acid sequence MRIGELAERAGTTTRALRYYEARGLLRARRAGNGYRAYGEEDLHLVRQIRLLQDFGFELEDTRPFVECLQAGHPAGDSCAASLEVYRRKLAELDAGLARLGAAREQLAAQLARAELLAAGEGEPRCELSPRRPL is encoded by the coding sequence ATGCGGATCGGGGAGTTGGCCGAGCGGGCCGGGACGACCACGCGGGCGTTGCGGTACTACGAGGCGCGGGGGCTGCTGCGGGCGCGGCGGGCCGGGAACGGGTACCGGGCGTACGGGGAGGAGGATCTGCACCTCGTGCGGCAGATCCGGCTGCTCCAGGACTTCGGCTTCGAGCTGGAGGACACCCGGCCGTTCGTGGAATGCCTGCAGGCCGGGCACCCGGCCGGGGATTCCTGCGCGGCCTCGCTGGAGGTCTACCGCCGCAAGCTGGCCGAGCTGGACGCCGGGCTGGCCCGGCTCGGGGCGGCCCGCGAGCAGCTCGCGGCCCAGCTGGCCCGGGCCGAGTTGCTGGCCGCCGGCGAGGGCGAGCCGCGCTGCGAGCTGTCACCCCGTCGACCCCTGTGA
- a CDS encoding IS110 family transposase, whose translation MTSMTHEDPEITGGVDTHGLTHHAAVIDRLGRHLADREFPATVHGYRDLLEWMRSHGTLGAVGVEGTGAYGAELARVLTAAGVAVLDVDRPDRKVRRLRGKSDPVDAYAAATAVASGRATGVPKSRDGAVEAVRVLRVTRRSAVKARTQATNQIRGLLVSAPAALREQVAGLNRTALIRTLTRLRPGADLPTPMAATKAALRRLARRHQVLDEEIAELDAVIGSLVRHAAPELLALFGVGPETTGQLLASAGDNPERMRSEGAFAHLAGVAPIPASSGRTHRHRLNRGGDRAANNALHTIVLVRMRYDERTRAYVARRTKEGLSKKDITRCLKRFVAREVYRALTHTPVGHITKIDLAPAA comes from the coding sequence ATGACCAGCATGACGCATGAGGACCCGGAGATCACCGGGGGAGTCGACACGCACGGGCTCACCCATCACGCGGCGGTGATCGACCGGCTGGGCCGGCATCTCGCCGACCGGGAGTTTCCGGCCACCGTCCACGGCTACCGGGACCTGCTGGAATGGATGCGCTCGCACGGCACCCTGGGCGCGGTGGGGGTGGAGGGAACCGGTGCCTACGGTGCCGAACTCGCCCGGGTGCTGACAGCCGCCGGGGTCGCGGTCCTCGACGTCGACCGGCCCGATCGCAAGGTGCGGCGGCTGAGGGGCAAGTCCGACCCGGTCGACGCCTACGCCGCCGCCACCGCGGTGGCTTCCGGCCGGGCCACCGGCGTTCCCAAGAGCCGCGACGGTGCGGTCGAGGCCGTCCGGGTGCTGAGGGTCACCCGCCGCAGCGCGGTCAAGGCCCGAACCCAGGCGACGAACCAGATCCGCGGCTTGCTGGTCTCCGCCCCGGCCGCGCTGCGCGAGCAGGTCGCGGGGCTGAACAGGACCGCGCTGATACGCACGCTCACCCGGCTGCGGCCCGGCGCCGACCTGCCGACGCCGATGGCCGCCACCAAGGCCGCTCTGCGGCGCCTGGCCCGCCGCCACCAGGTCCTCGACGAGGAGATCGCCGAGCTCGACGCCGTGATCGGCTCGCTGGTCCGCCATGCCGCACCTGAGCTGCTCGCCCTGTTCGGAGTCGGCCCCGAGACCACCGGCCAGCTCCTCGCCTCGGCCGGCGACAACCCCGAGCGGATGCGCTCCGAGGGTGCGTTCGCGCACCTGGCCGGGGTCGCGCCGATCCCCGCCTCCTCCGGCCGCACTCACCGCCACCGGCTCAACCGGGGCGGCGACCGGGCTGCCAACAACGCCCTGCACACCATCGTGCTGGTCCGCATGCGCTACGACGAACGCACCCGCGCCTACGTCGCCCGCCGCACCAAGGAAGGGCTGTCGAAGAAGGACATCACACGCTGCCTCAAACGCTTCGTCGCCCGCGAGGTCTACCGCGCCCTGACCCACACACCGGTAGGACACATCACAAAAATCGACCTCGCTCCAGCGGCTTGA